Genomic window (Opitutus sp. ER46):
TCTCATTCGCCGAGAGGTAGGCCGAAACGCGCAGCTCGGGGCGGACACGCTCGAAGGCGCTCTTCGTGACGAAGTTCACCGAACCGCCAAGCACGTTGGCCGACATGTCCGGCGTCGGCAGCTTCACCACTTCCACGCGGGAGATGTTGTTGATGTTCATGCCCTCGAGCACGAACTGGCGCGACGAGGTCTGCGTGTTGGCCACGAGCGTGCTGGCCAGCTGGCCGCCGTCCATCGTCACGTTGGTGTAGTTCGGGTCGAAGCCGCGAACCATGATGCCGGAAGGCGTGTTGCCGTCCTTCACGTCGAGCGAAATGCCGGGCAGGAACTTCACGAACTCACCGATGTTGCCCTGGTTGATCTCGCCGAAGGCATCGGTGGAGACGACGTCCTTGCGGGCCGCCGCGAACCGCTGCTCGTTGATCGCGATCGCCGCCGCGCTCATCTCGCGCTGGCTCTGCACCACGAACTCCGAGAGCTTCACAACCTTGTTTGCCTCATCGGCCGTCATCGTGACGTCGACCGTCGCGCTGCCGCCGGCCGGCACCGTCACCGTCTGTTCCGTCGCGGTGAGGCCGGTATAGAAGACCGAGATCTTCGCCTCGCCGGCCGGCACGCCACTGATGCGGAACTCGCCGAATTCATTCGTGAGCGCCTCGCGCGTCGTACCGATGACCCGCACGCGGGCGTTGTTCAGGTACGAGCCGGTGTCCACGTTCTGGACCCGACCTGTGATCACGCCCGTCGCGGCGGTCTGCGCCTGCGCCGGAGTGAGAATAGCCAACGCAACGAGCAGAGCGCAGAGCGGCGCGAGGAAACGCGACGCCAGCGAACGGCGGGTTGCGGAAACGAATTTCCCAAACGGGAATCTGCCGATCCGAGTAATCATGGGGTGTTAGGTGAGGTTTGCCCCGGCTCCACCAGCCGGGCGTTATTTCATCTGAAACAACAGCAATATTGAGCCGTTTCATTGAAACTGTTGTCAATGCCATTTTCGGCCGGCCGGTCCGCCGCCTTGCCGCCAGTCAGCCGCAACAGCCCGACATCGCCCCGTAAATCCGCCGATTTGCCCTCGGAGTCCCGATGCATGGGCCGCGCCCGGGGACGGCGTCCGCGGCGTCAGTGAAATTACGATCTTGACCAAGATTTTTTCATGAAACCCACTCGGGTTGCCCGTTTTGCGCCTCGCTTCCATGAAAGCCCCGGCGTGAACGTCACCTCGCCATGATCTTCGCTTCGTCGCGCCCCCTCACCCTGCTTCAGGCCGGCACCCTCACGTTCGGCCCCGGTTCTTCCGCCTCCTGTGGCCGCCTCCTGGCCGAGCGTGGCTGCCGGCGCGTCGCGCTGGTTTCGTCGCCGGCCATCGCGGCGACCGCCGAAGCTTTCGCCGCCCCACTGCGCGCCGCCGGGCTTGAGGTCGTCCCGCTCTACTCCGTGCCGGCCGAGCCCGACGTGGCCGCGCTCGACGCGCTGCGGGCGGAGGTCGGATCCTCCGCCCTCGATGCCGTGGTCGGCATCGGCGGTGGCAGCGCGCTCGACGTGGCCAAGCTCCTGGCCGGCATGCACGGCCGATCCGAGCCGGTCGGTCGGTACTTCGGCACCGGGCTCCTCCCCGCGCGCCGCGTCGTCCTCGCCTGCGTCCCCACGACCGCCGGCACCGGCAGCGAGGTCTCGCCCAACGCCATCCTCTACGATCCCGCGGATCAGTTGAAAAAGGCGGTGATCAGCCCGCACCTCGTGCCCGATATCGCGCTGGTCGACCCTCAGCTCACCGTCACCTGCCCGCCCGCCCTCACCGCCGCGACCGGCATCGACGCGCTCGTGCACTGCCTCGAGGCCTACGCCAACCGCTTCGCCCATCCGATCGTCGATCTCTACGCGCTCGAGGGCATCCGGCTCATCGCCGGAAATCTCGAGCGCGCCGTGAAACAGGGCGACGACCTCGAGGCCCGTTCCGCCGTCGCGCTGGGCAGTCTCTACGGCGGGCTTTGCCTCGGGCCGGTGAACACCGCGGCCGTCCACGCCCTCGCCTACCCGCTCGGCAGCGAGTTTCGGCTCCCTCACGGGCTCTCCAACGCCCTCCTCCTGCCCCACGTGGTGAAGTACAACCTGCCCGCCGCCCCCGAGCGCTACGCCGAGATCGCGCGCGCCCTCGGCGTCACCGTCAGTGGTCCCGCCGCCGACATCGCCGCCCGCGGCGTCGACCGGCTCGAGGCGCTCTGCGCCGCCTGCAACGTGCCGACCCGGCTCTCCGCCGTCGGCGTCAAGGCCGAGCACATCGCCGGCCTCACCGCCTCCGCGCTCAAAGTCACGCGCCTCCTCAAGAACAACCCGCGCGAGCTCTCCGCCGCTGACATCGAGCAGATTTATCGCCAGGCGCTCTAGCTCGCCCGCACCCCACGTCGTCCCGATCCCGCCGCATGAACTCGTCCCCGCTCCCCCTCGTCGCCATCACCATGGGCGACCCCGCCGGCACCGGCCCCGAAATCATCACCAAGGCCCTCGCCGGCCCCGAGCTTTACCAGCTCTGCCGCCCCCTCGTCGTCGGCGACGCCGCCACGCTCCAGCGCGCCCTCGGCTACACCGGCGTCAACGTCACGGTCCGGGCCGTCCGCGCCGTCGCCGAGACCACCGGCCGCCATGGCATGATCGAGGTGCTCGATCTCGCCAACGTCGACGCCGCCCGGCTCCAGCTCGGCCGCGTCGACCCCATGGCCGGCAAGGCCGCGTACGAATGCGTGAAGACCGCCGCCGAGCTCGCCCTCGCCGGCCGCGTGGGCGCCATCGTCACCTCCGCCATCAACAAGGAGTCGATGAACCAGGCCGGTTATCACTACGACGGCCACACCGGGCTCCTCGCCGAACTCTGCCAGGCGCCCGACGCCACGATGATGCTCGCCGCCGACGGCCTGCGCGTGAGCCACGTCTCCACGCACGTGCCGCTGCGTGTCGCCATCGAGCGCGTCCAGCCCGAGCGCATCCTAAGTGTCATTACGCTGACGCATGCCGCGATCCGCGGTCTCGGCATCGCCAAGCCCCGCCTCGCCGTGGCCGGGCTCAACCCGCACGCCGGCGAACACGGGCTCTTCGGCGACGAGGAGGAAAAGTTCATCGCCCCGGCCATCGCCTCCGCCCGCCAGCTGGGCATGGTCGTGTCCGGGCCGTACCCAGGCGACACCGTCTTCTTCCGCGCTCTCCAGGGCGAGTTCGACGGCGTCGTCGCCATGTACCACGACCAGGGCCACGTCGCCGTGAAGATGCTCGGCATCTGGCGCGGTGTGAACATCACCCTCGGGCTCCCCATCATTCGCACCTCCGTCGAACACGGCACCAACTTCGACATGGCCGGCACCGGCAAATCCGATCCCCGCAGCCTCGTTGAGGCCGTGAAGCTCGCCGCCGCCCTCGCCCGCACCCGCGAGGTATAGAGAAATCTCTCTCTTTCTCGTTCGCTTTCTCGTCACGGAGCGCACGGAGGTCGGAGGAGGACACGGAGGAAGGCCGACCCACGCGGATCTTTGCTCCGTGCCCCTCCTCCGATCTCTGTGACCTCCGTGTCCCGCCAGGAGGATCACCCCTTCTTTCGCCCGGAAATGTCCGCGCAACGTCCCTATCCCTCAGAAATCT
Coding sequences:
- a CDS encoding iron-containing alcohol dehydrogenase gives rise to the protein MIFASSRPLTLLQAGTLTFGPGSSASCGRLLAERGCRRVALVSSPAIAATAEAFAAPLRAAGLEVVPLYSVPAEPDVAALDALRAEVGSSALDAVVGIGGGSALDVAKLLAGMHGRSEPVGRYFGTGLLPARRVVLACVPTTAGTGSEVSPNAILYDPADQLKKAVISPHLVPDIALVDPQLTVTCPPALTAATGIDALVHCLEAYANRFAHPIVDLYALEGIRLIAGNLERAVKQGDDLEARSAVALGSLYGGLCLGPVNTAAVHALAYPLGSEFRLPHGLSNALLLPHVVKYNLPAAPERYAEIARALGVTVSGPAADIAARGVDRLEALCAACNVPTRLSAVGVKAEHIAGLTASALKVTRLLKNNPRELSAADIEQIYRQAL
- the pdxA gene encoding 4-hydroxythreonine-4-phosphate dehydrogenase PdxA, translating into MNSSPLPLVAITMGDPAGTGPEIITKALAGPELYQLCRPLVVGDAATLQRALGYTGVNVTVRAVRAVAETTGRHGMIEVLDLANVDAARLQLGRVDPMAGKAAYECVKTAAELALAGRVGAIVTSAINKESMNQAGYHYDGHTGLLAELCQAPDATMMLAADGLRVSHVSTHVPLRVAIERVQPERILSVITLTHAAIRGLGIAKPRLAVAGLNPHAGEHGLFGDEEEKFIAPAIASARQLGMVVSGPYPGDTVFFRALQGEFDGVVAMYHDQGHVAVKMLGIWRGVNITLGLPIIRTSVEHGTNFDMAGTGKSDPRSLVEAVKLAAALARTREV